The following are encoded in a window of Prochlorococcus marinus str. MIT 1013 genomic DNA:
- a CDS encoding LysR family transcriptional regulator, whose product MAEIPFTLDQLRILKAIVDEGSFKKAADSLFVTQPAVSLQVQNLEKQLEIAIFDRGGRKAQLTKAGKLLLNYCEKILGECQETCKAIEDLNNLKGGSLIIGASQTTGTYLMPRMIGLFRQKFPEVSVQLQIHSTRRTGWSIENGQIDIAIIGGQLPSELNESLQVIPFATDELALVLPTNHPLAKSKGLTKEDLYSLRFITLDNQSTTRKVVDQLLSSSGLDVQRLHIEMELNSLEAIKNAVQSDLGAAFLPVVSIERELSGGSIHRAAVADLEVTRELKVITNPYRYSSRAAEAFTKDILPLFASSFSPLSSSKI is encoded by the coding sequence ATGGCCGAGATTCCATTCACTCTTGATCAACTAAGAATCCTCAAAGCAATTGTTGATGAGGGGAGCTTTAAGAAAGCGGCTGACAGTCTTTTTGTTACTCAACCAGCTGTAAGCTTGCAGGTGCAAAATCTGGAAAAACAACTAGAAATTGCCATATTTGATAGAGGGGGTAGAAAAGCTCAATTAACTAAAGCTGGAAAACTTCTTCTTAACTATTGTGAAAAAATTTTGGGAGAGTGCCAAGAAACTTGCAAAGCTATTGAAGATTTAAATAACCTCAAAGGTGGCTCTCTAATTATCGGAGCAAGCCAAACAACTGGAACTTACTTGATGCCAAGAATGATTGGGCTTTTTAGACAAAAGTTTCCAGAAGTTTCAGTTCAACTTCAAATTCATAGCACTAGAAGAACAGGGTGGAGTATTGAAAATGGCCAAATAGATATAGCTATCATCGGGGGTCAACTTCCATCAGAATTAAACGAATCATTACAAGTAATTCCCTTTGCAACTGATGAGTTAGCGCTAGTTTTGCCTACTAATCATCCATTAGCAAAGTCAAAAGGACTCACAAAAGAAGACTTATATAGTCTTAGATTTATTACCTTAGATAACCAATCAACAACAAGAAAAGTAGTAGATCAATTACTATCTTCTTCCGGATTAGATGTGCAGAGATTACATATTGAAATGGAATTAAACTCTCTTGAAGCTATTAAGAATGCTGTGCAATCTGATCTCGGAGCTGCTTTTCTGCCAGTTGTGTCAATTGAAAGAGAACTTTCAGGAGGAAGCATACACAGAGCCGCTGTTGCAGATCTAGAAGTTACAAGAGAACTAAAAGTAATCACAAATCCTTACAGATATTCATCAAGAGCTGCTGAAGCATTTACAAAAGACATATTACCTTTATTTGCCAGTTCATTCTCACCTCTATCTAGTTCTAAAATTTAG